Within Dermacentor variabilis isolate Ectoservices chromosome 8, ASM5094787v1, whole genome shotgun sequence, the genomic segment CACACTGTGACACATCGacacagtgatgtcacaaggacgAAAGGGATATTTGAATGCATCTCAAGGGACGAATGGTGTAGGGAGGAGGTATAGGCAGAAAGTTGCACGACATTAAAGACAGTGGGAAGGCATTACAATTCTTCCGTTTCGTTCCTAATATCTGTGGCGCAGTGCGAACCAGTGCACCAGTGCACCAGTGCTCGCTCACTTGTCGCGCGAAGTGACGTAGGTGCCAATCGTTTCAAGGAACTGTGCTCGCAGACAACTCTCCGTTGCAATGAATGGAAAGCTACGTAGACAATTGCACACACGTACGAGCGTTGCTGAAAAACGTCCAATACTCTGACGTGCGTTAGCTTAAGctgggaaaaaaaaagtaacttctCGTTTACAACGGGACAAAATACAACGCTGAGTTGAAACGTGACTTACTCCCGTGCTTGAGAAAATGCAAAGCCATCGGGCGTGGAAGCTGCTGCGCTGATTCAGTATATGGTCTCAGTTACGACTCTCTCCCCATTCTGCGAGCGCCGATTAAATGGGGCGCGTGACTCAGGCCTTGCTTACTTGGGAGTGCCTGGCGCTGGCCTGCCCGCTCCAACGGCAATACGGATTACTACGAGGCGTGTCCATTGTGTTTGTTTGCACGTGGTGACTGACCGGACCCATGTAGATTGACCGAACTTGTGAAAATGGCGTGAGAGAAGAGTCACGGTAAAATATGATGAAGCTCAGCCTGAACTCGCGAGCGATTACATGCATGGAAAAACGAAACAGACCACTCGTGGTGCGTTGTGTGTTCCTTTCGCTTGTCCTCGTGTTTTCCCGCAGTTTTAACCTTCTTTAATGTGATCATCGCCACCAAAGATTGATGCGactggatccgttacaggcataggtagtcGCACAAGGTAGacgaagttttgaggaagagaaagaacgaTTAAGGAGAGGTATACAAAAATGCCAGAATGAAATGCATAAATACCTTCCCTCGTTAGCTCAAACAGGCTGGGCGACCATAtgtcaccaccccatttcaaagggtatgccaataaaccagcagcagcagcagcagcagcactttgTGAGTAGAAAAGGAATGCTGCGCTGAACAACGCCGTGCCCAGCTGGGTCGAGGGAATGACCTTCTTGCatgaaaaagaagtgacttgcCACTTGCCACCTCGGTGACCAATCAGAAAATAATACGGTGCTTCTTTTTCGCAAAAGCTCTCGCCCGCCCGAGGTCCGTTGACTGCTTCTGTTGTCCCTTCGGGGCTATTTAGGCAGTCCCGCCATGTATATTTTACTCTCTCTTCTCATCTCATCTTCACCATGTCCTATATAAATCGTTTAAGATTTTACAACGCCACGCCGTCGTCATTTATGCCCTGTCACCTAGTCTTCTGATGCCCATGGCAGGAGCTCGGACTATCATTTAAGTAACGTCGGACGGCAAGCTACGACGAACGACAATGCGACGTTGTAACGGCTCCAAAAAGCCGAAAGCGCTGTCAAACTCTGCCGGAATACTTGCGGTAACACACGGTTAGTAGCTCTGCCCCCTTAGCGTTCCCTTCATTGCGACAGAAAGTTGTGCTAGGCTGTAGAGATTTCCAACGTGAGCTTCCTAGCCGTCGCCGATCACCATAATGCCCTCTTGTCTGTCGGGAGCCTCCATTGCTACCGCGTTACTTCCGCTCAAAAACCACTGCAGAAGTGGCTGCACGTGCGCTTTGTATTCATGCCCAACTGCGAACGTGGCCTAATCAGTTTTACTGTCTTGGTTGCCAGGACGGCGGGTGTTTATTCAAGAGGCTGGAAGAAACGGATCAGCGGCTCAATAGGGTGAGCCCTACTACCGGAACGCGTTCACATCAACGAGAGCCAGTGAGAGCGACACAAGGAGCCTGTGTCGGAGTCCATGGCAGCGTGTGCTGAGGACAAGGTGCGGTGCTCGCACATTCTCGTCAAGCACCGCTACTCGCGGAAACCTTCCTCGTGGCGCGAGAAGAACATCACCCGGACCAAAGAAGAGGCACTCGCCCTCATCAAGGGCTACCGGGAGGCGATTGTGTCGGGCAAGGCCACCTTCGAGGACCTGGCCCGCCAGTACAGCGACTGCAGCTCAGCCGAAAGGAAGGGCGACCTGGGCCCGTTCGGTCGGGGCGCAATGCAGAAGCCCTTCGAGGACGCCGCCTTTGCTCTCAAGGTTGGCGAACTCTCCGAGCCAGTCTTCACCGAGTCCGGCGTCCACCTCATTTTTCGCACTGCCTAGGCATAGCACCCCTGTTCGTGACTGCGCTTTGGACAGGGGTCGTTCGTCGCCGCAAATTACTAGAAGTGTACCAGGCAGGCCACTTGTACCACCAGCACAGGAGGGTTGGCCGGTGCACGTGTGGAGCCTGCAACCTGACAGCAGGCAGTGCCGTGGTGGTCAGACAAGCACGCCGCATGCTTCACGTCACTTCTCGAAGGCTGACTTGCATcttgtagaaaaataaataaaaaaagggtcCGTATTATTTGATTTGCGAACAAAACTAGATTGCTGCAGCAACTGAGACATGGCGAACGCTTCAGGAACAATGAAAGTAGTCACAAAGAGGTGTGCAAGGGGTACCACGCTGTTAACTTGCCTATAGTTCCAGTCTGCGAGCTCAAGTGGTGTCACAACGTTACTTGCTCTAGTTTTCGAAGGCTCTCCGCCTGACGCTTATTTTAGCGGTTTTACATAACTCGGTCCGTTTGACCTCTCTGCCGTTGATGCAGTGCTTTCTCACGACGGATCCATGACGTGTTATAAAACACTGttaaacaagcaagcaaacagcGGCCGACGATAATCGTTTTATTGTCCGccgctgcttgcttgcttgcttgcttgcatgcttgcttgcttgcttgcttgcttgcttgcttgcttgcttcttaAATTGTGGCGCTGGCCCACtatgggagattggccaagaagccggcggttgGTTAAAGGGGAGAGGAGAGAGAGGGACACCTAGATGGAAAAGTAAATCAGGGTGAAGTGTAACCCCCTCCCTCGTTCATGTGAATTAAGAAATAGATTTACGTGGCAGAtacagaaataaaaatatttgtaATTACATATAAACAGCAAATTTCGTGTTCTTCTTTTGGTCTTAGCGCTTACTACACCAAACATCTTGTCCTTTGGCGCCTGTCAATTAGGCACAAGCCAAGGGTCAATGTTTTATGCCGTACACAAGTTCATTGAAGCGTCAGGAAGGTTTCGCTGCTAGGGCACCGGCTGTGGGCTGCCTTATTTTCATTTTATCCTAGCTTTATGTATAGGCCCTCTATAATTTTCTGTTAGCGTTTTGTTGCCTCGTGCTTCATTTTGAATGTATGCCTTTACCCCCTTTTAATATTTTATTAGATGCATTTTTCAATCAACCCAGTGTGGCCTATCCACCCTTTGGGTACGGGCCATGTTtgcggcaacaacaacaacaacaacaacataatcGTTTTGGCAGACGCTCGTCGCTGCAAGCATGCTGCTTCGATCCGGgcattccgggcataccatcgtgctgcagtggattcctggccattgtggcaTAGCTGGAAATGtacaggctgacgcggaagcaaaaaaggcgcacactgacggaaccattataaaaattccttttttcccggtatgacattgacgccttgctccataactcCATCGAAACTTCTATGgcacgacattgggacaaccccgaacatcggcaagagcgcctccatagacttgacgctgtattacaattccggcttccacttcggttgcggagaggccaggaagtgcgctcattcatcgattacggctgggtgtggcatacacctaccgataccttcacaagactggacaagcacgggaccccgactgtagcgtctgtcacactctcgagacaatagctcacgtgcTTTGCGTGTGCCCggaatatgcggccgaacgaacaACACTGAAATctactgttgactgcttggactcccgccccttttcggaagaaaagcttttgggcgcgtggaggagtgttgactgtgcccgaCGTGCCATAATATGACTTTTGAACTTtctaagtgagactggtttagacgatcgcctctagaacctgtgagacgtgcagtcagtgcgaaatgtgtttgcgtaTTAAGTTTTtctgacaagattactttttgcgtggacaagattactcttgcgtgtattgcgtctacagtgcgcatccgcatgttggacaacgtgtatatagtatctcattgtaccataacataatcacccgccacgtacccttccctgtatttccccattcccctttccccaacgaggagtagcaggctagaaacACGCTTTCCATGGCCgccctctcctcctttctcttgaTTAAAATCTACTACTCCTCCTCCTGCTTCGGTGTGTAGGCATCGTAGGCAATGGAGCGATGGGCGGAACCTGGTGTTGTGCCGACGGTTGCAAGAATACAGCAGCGAAGACGAAGGGGGTCTGTTGTCacatgtttttctttgttcttttttttttcgaacagcgCTCTTCGGAAGAACTGGCTTTGGGCTGTTCGGCTCGCCGGCTGATCCCCACAGTAAAAACGCGTATACGTAAAAACGAGTATACTCGGCTCACCCCACTCCGAGGTTGTATAGAAAGACAGCGTATACTTGAGGGAAGCCCTTGGACTCGAAACATCAAACTACCGTAGGTACTTGAAGGATGATGATGTGCCGACGGAGTTCGTGTACACTAAGCTGAGCCAGCGAATGAAACCACGAGGGGTAGCGGTCAAGCGGAGACGAGCCGAGGTAAATTATGCCAGAGTTTACAGCGTGGCGTTACGTATTCTAAGCTGCCAAGCGGCGTAGTTGTCAGTTACCACTCAGATAAATCCAAGTGACATAATTCGGCCTGCCATTGGTTTTGAGGTCGATGGCGAAAATAGTCAACTTGTTTGAGATTGAATTTATTGCCATAGGCACTTGCTGTTGTTGGGATATGTTACACGGCCCCTTTCGATCGTGATCAGGATCAAATTTCTCCATCGCGATTGGCTTACCTTCCAGAGCTCGCGCAAAATAGGCAATCGCGATTGAGAAATTCTCCGTGTAGCACCAGTATAACTTGCCGGCGGCTAATTTACATGCACCAAAGAAAAATTGTCATTCATATCGGACTTTACGGTATGCATGCGCTTTCTAAACGAGCGCTGAACGATATGACGCTTATCGCATAAGATACTAGCCGGAATATTCCCGATCTACGGTTAGTGGCGTTCTTACTTGGCGCCACAGCAATACTAAGTTACCGTAAGATTATATCCCAATCATGGGAACAATGTGTGCATATTTACGTTTCACATTGTTTGTTATTTGGCTCTCCCTGTGAGCTATTCTATGAATCTGGTACAGCTTTCCTCAGCGAGAGCCAAAAGATATAGTAGCCCACCCGCCTCATCAGTGTGTTTAATTACTATAGTGTACTTTCACTCATCTTTTGGTTTGTAAACAGTTAGCGCAAGAAGCTCTCAGTTGCATCCGAGCAGCTTGACAGTTCAAAAAAATCAGGTAAATCTGGGCAACGAATGCTTTTCTTTGAAACCACAATGCATTCAGAGCATCGGAAGAGTTTCATTCAAGCGTCATATAGTCAACGGCTctctacacaagacgccatgatacaactaaaggagcaagtcatagataccacggggcggggcttgagggcaatacttggacttgatctaaagaaggccttcgacagggtcaagcacacggccatactcgacagaatcgtgcaactcggcctgggcgaacgaacgtataattttatccgaaatttccttacgggaagaacagccagaatcagactggacgaggaggagagtatccaggtggacatgggcagcgctggcacgccgcaagggtccgtcgtgtcaccgatgctcttcaacctcgtcatgattggactatcggaaaaactggaccgaatagaaggcattaatcacaccatttatgcagacgacattacgatttggaccacgaaagacgcaagcgagggcgatatggagaacagacttcaaggggcggtggaggcaatcgaaaatcaCCTAGAGGGCACCGGACTTgaatgctcgccggaaaaatcggaactgctgctctaccgccccaggaggttcggcaaaccgtccagggacgtagcggaactacacaaaaggggaatcagattaaccacgaggaaaggcacggagatacccatggtccaaaagattagagttctgggtctctggatcgaagccaggggaacaaacacggacattataacacgcctggaaaagaaagtcacggcggccattcggctaatacagagagtctccaacaacaggaggggcattaaagaaagaaacgttgtgcggctcgttcaggccttcgcgatcagccacgtcgcgtacgtggcggcattcgtccactggaacaaggccgagaaagacaggatcgacgcgctcattagaaaagcgtacagaaca encodes:
- the LOC142591177 gene encoding peptidyl-prolyl cis-trans isomerase NIMA-interacting 1-like — encoded protein: MAACAEDKVRCSHILVKHRYSRKPSSWREKNITRTKEEALALIKGYREAIVSGKATFEDLARQYSDCSSAERKGDLGPFGRGAMQKPFEDAAFALKVGELSEPVFTESGVHLIFRTA